The stretch of DNA GAAAATATAATGCGAAATTCATCGGATCTACTTTAAATTCTTTCATTCGCGCAAGCGCTACCCTTGCATGGGTGGTCCAGAGAACTTTGTACCTATTTATTCTCATTCCCGACCTCATCCAGCAATTTCGCAAACTCTTCCTCGCTGTCACTGTATGTGGAAATGCCATCCTTACGATCTTTCTGAGCTTGATGAAGCTGGGACAAAACGCCATCATCTTTAAATATCAATGAAGTCATTCTTTTCTTTTGTTCCTCTGTAAATGTAGGCCTTTGCTCCAATGGTTCTTTGGAAATGGACATTCGGATCACCTGCAAGTAATACATCGATTTTTTTAACTAAGGAAGTATTTCAGAAAAGGTCGTGGAGAGCTTATTTTTGTAAGCACCTTTGGAGATGCGAATCCCAGCCTTCGCTCAGGACCATCGTCCCCATCTGCGGCCAGAAATAGAGTATCGTCATGCAGCATGGAGAGATCCCTGCAAATATGAGCCAGCCTCATGATGAAAGTTAACAAAATATCCGGTAAATATTCTATAATATTTGATATAATATTCTTACCTCTACTCGGATTCTACACTATTAGACTATTCTCGCCTGTCGGATCGGCCGGCGGCGCTTACGGATTGGATTATGGGTGTAGTGACGCACAGGGTTCCCTGACAAAGTGCCCGCCCTAAATGCCCTTTGCGGAGGCGTTACGGTTAGTTAAGAGAGGATGTGGACTGTGCATAAGGATAAGGCTTCTGTTTTAAAACAGTTAATTGCCGAAGAAGGCATGTATAGAGAATTGTACGAGCAGAATCCGGACTGCATCTACGTTCTGGATCTTCGGGGCCGCTGCATCGGCGCCAACCGTTCCGCTGAACGGCTTACCGGCTATGCCTTCAGGGAGGTTACGGGCATTCAGAACAAAGCGCTTTTGTTCGGAAGCCGGACCGAAGCTGGGCGGCATTTTTCTCTTGCCTGTGCAGGCGACACGTCTTCGTGTCAATTAAAGTTTATTAAAAAATCCGGCGTCGTCGCCTCGGCGGAACTGACTTATATTCCAGTCAGAGCGGAGGGCGAAGTGGTTGGAATATTTGCCGTTATTCGCAATATTACGGACGTGAATGGTTCGGCAGTATATGACGCGGCCGAGGCGGGGTCCACTCATTCAGCGCGAGATTCCAGGCTTCGAGACTCACGAAGTCTTATTTTGAACTCGGTTACAGAAGGCATCTTCGGACTCGACAGAAACGGGAAGATTATCTTCATTAATAGAACCGCGATGCTTATGCTCGGGTACTCCAGCGAAGAGATTATCGGCATTCACAGCCTTTCGCATATTCACCATACCCGGCCGGACGGCTCCAGCTACTGCCCGAAGGAATGCCCCATTATGATGACGATCGAGGATGGGTCTCCCCGAAGCATGAATGAGGAGATTTTTTGGCGTAAGGACGGCACCAGCTTTTGGGTGAATTACAGAGTATCCCCGATCACGGAGCATGACCATATTGAAGGTGTGGTGGTTGCCTTCAGCGATATTACGAACGAGCGGGAAATCATTCGGGCGAAAGAATCAGCGGAACAGGCTTCCCGGGCAAAGTCGGAGTTTCTGGCCATGATCAGCCACGAAATCCGGACACCGATGAACGGCATGATCGGGATGGCCGATCTGCTGCTGGAAAG from Paenibacillus sophorae encodes:
- a CDS encoding PAS domain-containing hybrid sensor histidine kinase/response regulator, giving the protein MHKDKASVLKQLIAEEGMYRELYEQNPDCIYVLDLRGRCIGANRSAERLTGYAFREVTGIQNKALLFGSRTEAGRHFSLACAGDTSSCQLKFIKKSGVVASAELTYIPVRAEGEVVGIFAVIRNITDVNGSAVYDAAEAGSTHSARDSRLRDSRSLILNSVTEGIFGLDRNGKIIFINRTAMLMLGYSSEEIIGIHSLSHIHHTRPDGSSYCPKECPIMMTIEDGSPRSMNEEIFWRKDGTSFWVNYRVSPITEHDHIEGVVVAFSDITNEREIIRAKESAEQASRAKSEFLAMISHEIRTPMNGMIGMADLLLESELGEEQRTYAEILRSSSYSLLNILNDILDFSKIEAGKMPLEPEPFDLREMLSAVIDLFTPKAEEKGLALRWWADTSVPETIKADPSRLRQIVVNLVGNALKFTEKGSVTLSVKNILLPESPTYLLEFSVRDTGVGIAEDKLGLLFQSFSQIHPSINRKYGGTGLGLAICKQLVELMGGTIFVESEEARGSIFRFMLPFVKEEAEVTGLLYK